Genomic segment of Cervus elaphus chromosome 15, mCerEla1.1, whole genome shotgun sequence:
GCTCAGATTGTTCTTTATGGTGGAGTAGGATTCTTGCCTTCTGGTTCTCTAGGGCAGGATTTTTCCCTGCCTGAAGTTAAAATACAATGAAACATACTATGTTTGAAACATACTGTGAAACATACCATGTCATGTGTGGGGAAACAACTACTTACAGGCCAGTAAACTTCAGGCTCTGAAAGACATGGAAATGATTGCTAGGCTTTATCTAAAGGTACAGCGAGAACTATAGAGGCTATATTCTAGATCCCTTACAGTAAACTGAGAGTGAAAGGTCTATTTCCACTTTGGTATATAATGGGAGTAAGTAAAATGCAAACTTCTACATGGGAAAATCGTTCAGTTCTAACAACACTGGAAATCAGAGATGTAGGTCAACAAATGCACATTTCTGAAATACAGGTTCTTCTGAGTACTCCTTCTGAAGTTCTTTGAAAATCTGGccaaaacaatcccatttaataTACAGGTTCATATACTAAACAAGTCAGAACATTTGCTAGGCAAGATGTTTTCATTTATGGAGCCAGCAAAAACACAGTTCTAAGCTTAGgttataatgataaaagggtttTGGAGCAGCTGATTTTAGGGAATCATAAAAACAACCCAACGTCAGGCCCCAAGGTGTAAAGAATATGCAGAGTGTGCGTTGTGCTTCTAGTGTCAGGACAAATCACTCTGCTTTTCTCAGTGTAACTGATGCCAATGGATGAgtaaaggcagaaataaatgtacaGACTTGGATCTGTGGCTTAGCAAGCCAAAATCACAAGTTCTCACTCTCATTttataaattccttgagatttatataatttttgaaaattttagaagAATCATAATACATTATTAACTATATGTGGCAGCTCCAAGTTTTCTGCTATTTATGGCTTATGTCCTACAAATCattgcatcttttaaaaatctgcgGCCTTTTGAGGGGAGATAAGGGATGGATGAAAGGATTATATGATGCATTCCTTTAGATCAGTAAGAGAATGGTGACTATATTGTAGCTCCTTATATAACAACTGAGTTCTTCCTAGATACCTATTGCCGCTTTTCACTGCCTGTCCTgaattctcatttaattcttcaaATCCTAGGAGGATTGATACTATTATCCCCTctttatggatgaggaagctgagacacaGACACACTCCATTACAAACACCACAAAATAAAGGCACTGGGATCTGAACCTAAGCAATTTGACTGCAACATTTACATTCTTAGTCACTGCATTAGGTGGTCTTCAAGTTCTGTAGATACATTCCACTGTTTAGTACTCAGTTATTCCTTCTGGGTCCTTGCTACTTCTAAGCCATTTTTATCAGATATTAGTAAAAAGACAGTGTCAACGTTTAAAATGTCTATTCCTTAGAATTCAAAACACTGCCCCGCTAAAATTCCCAACTTCCACCTGACTCAGAAATTACTCAACTGTCTTTTCCTAAACTCAGTGCTCCACCCAATTAGTTCACTTTGTTGTTGCACAGCAACGGAACCTCGCTACACAGGAAACGAGGAGAGTTATTTTAGACCGAGGATGCCGCTGCCCAGTATTCAGCCAGGGTTTGGACCAACCTAATCTTAGTCATTGTTCTGCTTCCTGTATTGCACCCCAACGACTTTCCTTGGGCtacattttctttcagatttgaCGAAAAGATTCGGAGCCAAGCTAAGAAATCTAAATTTTGAGGTAGAtttgccaaaacaaaacaaaacaacacacaaaaaaacccgcCCGTGGCGGGACCGCAGAGTTTGAGGCAGCATTCTAAAAGCTCTACTGCATCCGCTCGGGTTCTTAGATTTCTAATATGTCTGACTGCCAACGGGCCATTGACCCTTCTTTTGTAGTCTTTGCCTTTGGAGTTTACAAGCTGTAAATATAACACACAACAGGCCCGGAGTCTCTGGGTCCCGTGGAGTCTGAGAAAAGGCCTTTGCTGTGGGGAGCGCGGAGAAGAGACTGACGGGAGCCAGGAGAACAGGTGGGGCATTCTCAGCCGTCCTTTAGAAACACAAAAACCATGAGGCAGGAAAGGAAGGCGGTATAAAAAAAGAAGAGCGAGAAGAAGCCGCGAAGAAAAGCGCGCCCCTCCTGGGAACCGTTAGTTGCTTTAAAGCTCTTCCCAGCAAGTGGCCGCGCGCGAAGTCCCGCAACTCTCGGGCGCTGGGCGGAGCAGAGCCGCGCGTTTCGGTCAACTCGGCCAATCACGCGTCTCGGCCCCTCCGTTTCGTCCCGCCCCCTTGCGGAGTCTCGAGGCCGCGCGCGCGCAGTCCCGCCTCTCCGGGCGCTGGGCGAAGAGGAGCTGTGGGTCAATTACTCTGACCAATCGCGCGTCTCTTCCTCCTCCAGCGCGGCCGGGCCTCTGTGACGCTACCGCGGCTAGCGCGCTCTCTGTGCTGTCTGGGGATGGCTGAGGGAGGTACAGTGTGGGGTGTGGAGTGGGTGTCTGACAGCTGAACTTCTTCGGGGATCGGAAGGGGAGTTGAATAATGCTCCCTTTCTGCGGtcaaggctcctctcagctccacctcaggtTTTGGGTGTCTCGAGGGCTCGTGTGGGCCTTCTGTAGTggcgggaggggagggaggactcCTCTCTGGTATTTTACCCTGTAAAGTTGATGGCCTTCGAGAAACTTCAGTCTCTCATTTTCAGGGTCTCTTCGCTGTTTAATTGAAAACGATGCAGACAGGAGTAAATTTACCCGTGTTTGTGCTCTTTATTCCTCACCCCCGGGGGTCGTTAGTTTTAGGCACACAGCTTCTAGGATTTAGGGTAGTGTAACAGGTCTGATTATGTTTATTTAAGTGGGATAATAGTGGGAAATAGGAGAATGTGATCCATAATCAAGAGGAAGAGTAATCAGTAGATAAaggcatagttcagttcagttgctcggtcgtgtccgactcttttttaaaactaaCCGACAGGCGCTTTAAAgaagttataaatattttttaaaaattttaaagaaaatattgggctttccttgtggctcagctggtaaagaatccgcctgcaatgcgggagacctgggttcgatccctgggtttcgaagagcccctggagaagggaccctacccattccagtattctggtctggagaatgccatggactgtgtagtccatggggtccaaagagtcggacacgactgagcgactttcacttaaagCACTAGATTTCAATTACATTTTCCTTCATTGTGAAACTGGGGTAATGAGATTAAAGAATTCTTGTTactctcctccccgcccccaatATGGCAGGTTTTGAgacttttatcattattttatcagtcagtaaaaacaaatgGAGAGTTCTTTATATGAGATGCTAGCTGGTTAACTTGTCATGAAAAAACTGGTAGTCACCATAATgaccaacaattttttttttttttacttagggAAGTAAACAAAATTGCACACAAAAAAGCAAGAATGAATCAcagctaagtgaaagaaggaagTTGACTGGCTtgttatatacaataaaaataatttgtttaaaattgaATATATAGAAGTGTGGGCgaatttgatttctgttttgtgattattttttgttttttagaagtaAAGCAAGATTTCAAGATGGAAAGTCCATCAAACTCGGCTTTGATGTTACCTAGCACTCCACAAGCTGGTGCCAATCCACCATCTCCCCATTCAAGTAGTTCAAGAAAACAAGTATGAAAATCTTAGTTCTTTCACTGGATGTATATTTCTAAGTATTGCAGTAATGGTGGTTTTAAGTCTACTGAATATTGTTAATTAACAATGTGTAGGTTAATAAgtaaaatttgtattattttagctGTTTCCTTTTAGAAAATGTATTGGACCTTCCCCTTAGATTTTCATCCTGactcaattattttcatttattttcagttcaggTTATTACAGCATTCCAAAAAGTTTGATGTCATGAAGGTCTTTGTAACTAAGCACCTAACCATATCAGGCTTGGACTAATTGCTGAACAAATGTTTGTGATTACTGAGATAAGTGTTTCAACACTATTTTAGAAGGATGCTGGCTttgctaaaataaaaagagaataaaacttAATGAAGCTTccagaaattgaaaaatattttgtggtGGTTACTTTAGATATATGGAGACAGAAAGCCATCTAGTGGTGTCTGCCACAGAAATGTAGTCTCGATTCCCAGTAGATTTATTTATATCAAGAATGTTTTTCTTGATTAACATTATTAATGTTtgatgcctttttcagcctatGAGTGCAACCCTTAGAGAAcgattaaggaaaaccagatctTCATTTAATTCCTGTTACAGTGTGGTAAAACGACTTAAAGTAGAGAGTGAAGAAAATGATCAGACTTTTTCAGAGAAATCAGCACCTTCAACAGAAGAAAGCTGTTTGGAATTTCACGAAAGTTTTAAACATACAGATAGTGAATTTGAAGAAAGTACATATTTAAAAGATACCTTCAAGAGTATCAATGTTTGTGAATCTAAATCACTTGATACTGAGTCATGCAGTGATCTCCAAAATGACTTTATGAGTGAAAATCTTGCCAAACATGaactaaacaaagaaaaagcaaaattgatGAAGCAGATTCAAGAGAAAGAAGACCTTCTTCGGAGGCTGAAGCTAGTCAAAATGTATAGATCAAAGGTGAGAAGAATTTCAGAACCATTgcctaataattttttttgtttttagataaaTGGTAGGAaagtatttcaaaaagaaaatataagtttATTTTACAATACTGAGAAATAAGCCAATTACCAAGAGACCTGGCTTCCAACAACTTTTAACTCAAATATAAGTCATAGATTTAGAGAAGAGTCCTCTAAACACCAGATATACATTTTTGAAAGCCCCAGCCCACATTTAATATGCAGTTGAAGCTTTTCTCTCTAGTTTCCATCCCACAGCAGTATTAGAAGTTTCAAATGTTAGCTGCAAATTGCAATAAGAACAGAAGCAACAGTGACAGTGAAGAGAAAAAGGCTAAAAATGGGCCACAAAgtacaataaaaattatttttagtaatgATTTTGTGTTATTAAATTATTACcaacaaattattaaaatgtttcaagcattttcttttaagaaaacaacaaaaatataataaattttagaTTTCAATCCAGATAGGTTGAAGTGAATAGAATTGGGGCACTTGGAAGATGACCCTTATTTATCTGGATTATTCATGTATATTGTAATTGCTGTTTTCCAGTGTGTAATCAATGATAG
This window contains:
- the SFR1 gene encoding swi5-dependent recombination DNA repair protein 1 homolog isoform X1, whose protein sequence is MAEGEVKQDFKMESPSNSALMLPSTPQAGANPPSPHSSSSRKQPMSATLRERLRKTRSSFNSCYSVVKRLKVESEENDQTFSEKSAPSTEESCLEFHESFKHTDSEFEESTYLKDTFKSINVCESKSLDTESCSDLQNDFMSENLAKHELNKEKAKLMKQIQEKEDLLRRLKLVKMYRSKNDLSQLQLLIEKWRSCSQQLLYELQSAMSEENKKLSLTQLIDHYGLDDKLLHYNRNEEEFIGV
- the SFR1 gene encoding swi5-dependent recombination DNA repair protein 1 homolog isoform X2, producing the protein MESPSNSALMLPSTPQAGANPPSPHSSSSRKQPMSATLRERLRKTRSSFNSCYSVVKRLKVESEENDQTFSEKSAPSTEESCLEFHESFKHTDSEFEESTYLKDTFKSINVCESKSLDTESCSDLQNDFMSENLAKHELNKEKAKLMKQIQEKEDLLRRLKLVKMYRSKNDLSQLQLLIEKWRSCSQQLLYELQSAMSEENKKLSLTQLIDHYGLDDKLLHYNRNEEEFIGV